A stretch of Streptobacillus canis DNA encodes these proteins:
- a CDS encoding COG2426 family protein, with amino-acid sequence MLLKYFYIFIISATPFIELRGAIPSSQLMGLPLIPSILISVFGNILPIPFVYFFAKKILDWGKGKKYIGKTFTYILKKGHQAGEKILLKSGNGFFLALLLFVAIPFPGTGAYSGILAASLLDIDFKKSATAVTLGIIVAGIIMTMLTTFFKIAI; translated from the coding sequence ATGTTATTGAAATATTTTTATATTTTCATTATTTCTGCAACTCCATTTATAGAGTTAAGAGGTGCAATTCCATCATCTCAATTAATGGGATTACCACTTATACCATCTATACTTATTTCTGTTTTTGGAAATATTTTACCAATACCATTTGTATATTTTTTTGCAAAAAAAATATTGGACTGGGGTAAAGGTAAAAAATATATAGGAAAAACTTTCACATATATTTTGAAAAAAGGACATCAAGCAGGAGAAAAAATATTATTAAAGAGTGGTAATGGATTTTTCTTGGCACTTCTATTGTTTGTTGCAATTCCATTTCCAGGAACAGGAGCATATAGTGGGATACTAGCAGCTTCGCTACTAGATATAGACTTTAAAAAGAGTGCTACAGCAGTAACTTTGGGAATCATAGTTGCAGGAATAATTATGACAATGTTAACTACGTTTTTTAAAATCGCAATATAG
- a CDS encoding PAAR-like protein, producing the protein MQNELIIMELMDIAEEINPILQEFNDQEIYVDEKIKYFYNHSEIDFKNIKSKNSNFINLIDYRGKNLKINIAGILATAFIFGIKSTKDFLKEKNGIYLDHNMIPITEYYKNFEIIDIANIFIKKIEEVVVPIENKEDEEFIEKIPENDKKDFFGQDSKTSLSSVIDALKNPEILKVILELIKNKKNNTLDVKKLNDTFKDSELIKIKDFETEKFVDKTTKKMVKQNNDVNRLLKEKYESKEYNQKPSHYIEKTTNRDTLEDDNEDIDTILNNYEKNSKDNSGIGDVIRQRGYDDFRDISKKDKKLNIEDMIYLILKNNKGEEELRKLENCLGEYSCRYINENLLNKIKSFTKNLFLSKVSELINRNLKYTGIDYQIDLTEYDYLKFGKKDIDDVKIRGDKRILDFLKINNLVKKSFEVDSKGVRIYPRSRRIFDNILIEYIKKRLNFKKENFDGIDIKDANHCRNILILLDELTNGLAEDDYSRLDEIGSELNITKMIIALLKNKFRYSNKLLELLNSSIDKNYDEYTKDSTRSIDKSSILNIFPTSISLEKHCEIKKIRGIYFFYKSFYEDEKNKILKSETIATTSVLVKCSMCPTPSRFITGSVNTFVKGDMVLTENDKLITPFATCALSKICSINILTSNWNNVSNITYLNARALLISSNINCSVGGLITLESTINKNVLKSEIKVSNIQSDNKTKKISPFRTKFELKEFLNDRIISFKKINEFYLMKENSMKFIKNLEIFMRESEKILASFLKLKYFEDKIDYKYAIYDDLKIIDISDVSEVVKEYYYCFINRKNNNKGTKIYEKYGKNINAHDFVEEYLKDCNFINSDYEVDEGRNLNEPIWIRYLLKEYNRYKNRKRNMTLNEEFKRKIVEYHKIGGGIDANSQKPWCASFANWILHISGIGSYKTPSSQEMIKKLNRIDKSLYGSIVIYTKYDENNNSTGHGHITFILGITDDKKQYICLGGNQDREIKFSKYYVNKKMGVKGGYFKINGIFWPPGYPVEGIQEIK; encoded by the coding sequence ATGCAAAATGAGTTAATAATTATGGAATTAATGGATATCGCTGAAGAAATAAATCCAATATTACAAGAATTTAATGATCAAGAAATTTATGTAGATGAAAAAATAAAGTATTTTTACAATCATAGTGAGATAGACTTTAAAAATATAAAATCTAAAAACTCAAATTTTATAAATCTTATTGATTATAGAGGTAAAAATTTAAAAATAAATATAGCTGGAATTTTAGCAACGGCTTTTATATTTGGTATAAAATCTACAAAAGATTTTTTGAAAGAAAAGAATGGAATATATCTTGATCATAATATGATTCCAATAACTGAATATTATAAAAATTTTGAAATAATAGATATAGCAAATATATTTATCAAAAAAATTGAAGAAGTTGTAGTACCAATTGAAAATAAGGAAGATGAGGAATTTATTGAAAAAATTCCTGAAAATGATAAAAAAGATTTTTTTGGACAAGATAGTAAAACAAGCCTCTCTTCTGTTATTGATGCTCTTAAGAATCCAGAAATTTTAAAGGTAATCTTAGAGTTAATAAAAAATAAAAAGAATAATACCTTAGATGTTAAAAAATTAAATGATACTTTTAAGGATTCGGAATTGATAAAAATAAAAGACTTTGAAACAGAGAAATTTGTTGATAAAACAACAAAAAAAATGGTAAAGCAAAATAATGATGTAAATAGATTATTAAAAGAAAAGTATGAATCAAAAGAATATAATCAAAAACCTAGTCATTATATTGAAAAAACAACCAATAGAGATACTTTAGAAGATGATAACGAAGACATAGATACAATACTTAATAACTATGAAAAAAATAGTAAAGATAATTCAGGTATAGGTGATGTAATTAGACAAAGAGGTTATGATGATTTTAGAGATATTTCAAAAAAAGATAAAAAGTTAAATATTGAAGATATGATATATTTAATTCTAAAGAATAACAAAGGAGAAGAAGAATTAAGAAAATTAGAAAATTGTTTGGGAGAATATAGTTGTAGATATATCAATGAAAATCTTTTAAACAAAATAAAATCTTTCACAAAAAATTTGTTCTTATCAAAAGTTAGTGAGTTAATAAATAGAAATCTAAAATATACTGGAATAGATTATCAAATTGATTTAACAGAATACGACTATTTGAAATTTGGTAAGAAAGATATAGACGATGTTAAGATTAGAGGTGATAAAAGAATTCTAGATTTTCTTAAGATAAACAATTTAGTAAAAAAAAGCTTTGAGGTGGATTCAAAAGGGGTGAGAATTTATCCAAGATCTAGAAGGATTTTTGACAATATTTTAATTGAATATATAAAGAAGAGGTTAAATTTTAAAAAAGAAAATTTTGATGGTATTGATATTAAAGATGCCAATCACTGTAGAAATATACTTATTTTGTTGGATGAACTTACTAATGGACTAGCAGAAGATGATTATTCAAGATTAGATGAAATTGGTAGTGAATTAAATATTACAAAAATGATTATTGCTTTACTTAAAAATAAATTTAGGTATAGTAATAAATTATTAGAATTATTAAATTCAAGTATTGATAAAAATTATGATGAATATACTAAAGATTCTACAAGATCAATTGATAAATCAAGTATATTGAATATTTTTCCAACAAGTATTAGCTTAGAAAAACATTGTGAGATAAAGAAAATTAGAGGTATTTATTTTTTCTATAAATCATTTTATGAAGATGAAAAAAATAAAATTTTAAAATCTGAAACAATTGCAACTACAAGTGTTTTAGTAAAGTGTAGTATGTGTCCTACTCCAAGTAGATTTATAACAGGTAGTGTTAATACTTTTGTTAAAGGAGATATGGTATTAACTGAAAATGATAAATTAATTACGCCATTTGCTACATGTGCTTTATCTAAAATTTGTTCTATTAATATTTTAACAAGTAATTGGAATAATGTATCAAATATTACATATTTAAATGCTAGAGCACTATTAATTAGTTCAAATATCAATTGTTCTGTTGGAGGGTTAATAACTTTAGAATCGACAATAAATAAAAATGTTTTAAAATCAGAGATTAAAGTAAGTAATATTCAAAGTGATAATAAGACCAAAAAGATAAGTCCATTTAGGACTAAGTTTGAACTTAAAGAATTTTTAAATGACAGGATTATTTCTTTTAAAAAAATAAATGAATTTTATCTGATGAAAGAAAATTCAATGAAATTCATTAAAAATTTAGAAATATTTATGAGAGAATCTGAAAAGATACTAGCAAGTTTTTTAAAACTTAAATATTTTGAAGATAAAATTGACTACAAGTATGCAATTTATGATGATCTAAAAATTATTGATATTTCTGATGTATCTGAAGTAGTAAAAGAATATTATTATTGTTTTATCAATAGAAAAAACAATAATAAAGGAACAAAAATTTACGAAAAATATGGGAAAAATATTAATGCTCATGATTTTGTTGAAGAATATTTAAAAGACTGTAATTTTATTAATTCGGATTATGAGGTGGATGAAGGTAGAAATTTAAATGAGCCAATTTGGATTAGATATTTGTTAAAAGAATATAATAGGTATAAAAATAGAAAAAGAAATATGACTCTTAATGAAGAATTTAAAAGAAAAATAGTTGAATATCATAAAATAGGTGGAGGTATTGATGCAAATAGCCAAAAACCGTGGTGTGCTTCTTTTGCAAATTGGATATTACATATCTCAGGAATTGGATCATATAAAACTCCTTCTTCACAAGAAATGATTAAAAAATTAAATAGAATAGATAAATCGTTATATGGTTCTATTGTAATTTATACAAAATATGATGAAAATAATAATTCGACAGGTCATGGACACATTACCTTCATATTAGGAATAACAGATGATAAAAAGCAATATATCTGTTTAGGGGGTAACCAAGATAGGGAGATTAAATTTAGTAAGTATTATGTAAATAAAAAAATGGGAGTAAAAGGTGGTTATTTTAAAATTAATGGAATATTTTGGCCACCAGGATACCCAGTTGAAGGAATTCAGGAAATAAAATAG
- the typA gene encoding translational GTPase TypA has protein sequence MKIKNIAIIAHVDHGKTTLVDALLRQSGTFSQHEKLQERVMDSNDIERERGITIFSKNASIHYNGYKINIVDTPGHSDFGGEVQRILKMVDSVLLLVDAFEGVMPQTKYVLKQALEHGLNPIVVINKIDRPNSDPENVVNMVFDLFVELGANDVQLDFPVVYASAKAGIAKLNLKDDRQNMKDLFDLIIEKVPQPEGDINETLQMLVTNIEYDEYVGKLATGRVYNGTISRNQDIVLVKRDGNQVKSKISRIYGYEGLKRVELETVSAGEIITVAGIEGVDIGETISDKDNVRALPLIDIDEPTLAMHFIVNDSPFAGRDGKFITSRNILERLTKEVNHNVSMKLEQTDSPDVFLVKGRGELQLSILLENMRREGYEVQVSKPKVIFKEVDGVLLEPIEYATIDVADEFVGVVIEKIGVRKGEMTNLVQGGDGYTRLEFKVPARCLIGFRNEFLTDTRGTGILNHTFYDYEKYKGDVPNFRKGALISMENGTTFAYALNNLQPRGILFVEPGVEVYEGMIVGEHTRDNDLVVNACKGKKLTNMRAAGSDDNVKLAPARVFTLEMALEYINDDELVEITPNEIRLRKKLLTENERKKARNSIDR, from the coding sequence ATGAAAATTAAAAACATAGCTATTATAGCACACGTAGATCATGGGAAAACAACACTAGTAGATGCTTTATTAAGACAATCTGGAACTTTTTCTCAACATGAAAAATTACAAGAAAGAGTAATGGATAGTAATGACATTGAAAGAGAAAGAGGAATAACAATATTTTCAAAGAATGCTTCAATACATTATAATGGGTATAAAATTAATATTGTTGATACACCTGGTCACTCAGATTTTGGAGGAGAGGTACAAAGAATATTAAAAATGGTTGATTCAGTATTACTTTTAGTTGATGCATTTGAAGGAGTAATGCCACAAACAAAGTATGTATTAAAACAAGCTTTAGAACATGGTTTAAACCCAATTGTAGTTATTAATAAAATTGATAGACCAAATTCTGATCCAGAAAATGTTGTTAATATGGTATTTGATTTATTTGTTGAATTAGGTGCGAATGATGTACAACTAGATTTTCCGGTGGTTTATGCATCAGCAAAAGCAGGTATTGCTAAATTAAATTTAAAAGATGATAGACAAAATATGAAGGATTTATTTGATTTAATTATCGAAAAAGTACCTCAACCTGAAGGAGATATAAATGAAACTCTTCAAATGCTTGTAACTAATATAGAATATGATGAATATGTTGGTAAACTTGCAACAGGAAGAGTATATAATGGTACTATCTCTAGAAATCAAGATATAGTATTAGTAAAAAGAGATGGGAATCAAGTAAAATCTAAAATTAGTAGAATATATGGATATGAAGGATTAAAAAGAGTTGAATTAGAAACAGTAAGTGCTGGAGAAATAATAACAGTTGCAGGGATAGAAGGTGTAGATATAGGAGAAACAATTTCTGATAAAGATAATGTTAGAGCATTACCTTTAATTGATATTGATGAACCAACTCTAGCAATGCACTTTATTGTAAATGACTCACCATTTGCAGGAAGAGATGGGAAATTTATTACTTCAAGAAATATATTGGAAAGATTAACAAAAGAAGTGAATCACAATGTGAGTATGAAACTTGAACAAACTGATTCTCCAGATGTATTCTTAGTAAAAGGTCGTGGAGAACTTCAATTATCAATACTTTTAGAAAATATGAGAAGAGAAGGTTATGAAGTACAAGTATCAAAACCAAAGGTAATATTTAAAGAGGTTGATGGAGTTTTACTTGAGCCAATTGAATATGCAACAATAGATGTAGCAGATGAGTTTGTTGGTGTAGTAATTGAAAAAATTGGAGTTAGAAAAGGTGAAATGACAAATCTTGTTCAAGGTGGAGATGGTTATACAAGGCTTGAATTTAAAGTTCCAGCAAGATGTTTAATTGGATTTAGAAATGAATTCTTAACAGATACAAGAGGTACAGGTATTTTAAATCATACATTTTATGATTATGAAAAATATAAAGGAGATGTTCCTAATTTTAGAAAAGGTGCATTAATTTCAATGGAAAATGGAACTACATTTGCATACGCTTTAAATAACTTACAACCAAGAGGTATTTTATTTGTTGAACCAGGTGTTGAAGTATATGAAGGTATGATAGTAGGAGAACATACAAGAGACAATGATTTAGTTGTTAATGCTTGTAAAGGTAAAAAACTTACAAATATGAGAGCGGCAGGATCAGATGATAATGTAAAATTAGCTCCAGCAAGAGTATTTACATTAGAAATGGCACTTGAATATATTAATGATGATGAATTAGTTGAAATAACACCAAATGAAATAAGACTTAGAAAAAAATTATTAACTGAAAATGAAAGAAAAAAAGCTAGAAATAGTATAGATAGGTGA
- a CDS encoding SdpI family protein: MELFLLINVFLTPVLMILLGYLWTKRFPAKVNKLYGYRTKWSMLSQETWIFANKMFSRLFLLFGIISVIFTGIYDKSKFTSLIFIQIILLLIPFLITEVTLRIVFNDKGEKK, from the coding sequence ATGGAATTATTTTTATTAATAAATGTATTTTTAACTCCAGTATTAATGATACTTTTAGGCTATCTTTGGACTAAAAGATTTCCAGCAAAAGTAAATAAACTTTATGGATATAGGACTAAGTGGTCTATGCTATCTCAAGAAACTTGGATTTTTGCTAATAAAATGTTTTCAAGATTATTTTTATTATTTGGAATTATTTCAGTAATTTTTACAGGAATTTATGATAAATCTAAATTCACGTCTTTAATTTTTATACAAATTATTCTATTATTAATACCATTTTTAATAACAGAAGTTACTTTAAGAATAGTTTTTAATGATAAAGGTGAAAAAAAATAA
- a CDS encoding TolC family protein, with translation MKKITLFFMMFSSIIFAENNIKKLDEKVNSTYIIKENKLEKDRLKSNLMDFNKINVSTGIDYSKTAAGHGLVQSNNINYAFINYNLSFDLFNKNIASHSINASKTINEYFYNRIGENEIDYQISKFKLESEKEKELFDKLELLKKYNLQKKIVELNEKEKVKFDQDRKNIEKSYQIGAISKYDYDVAKSNLELSELRFSLDKDTLEQIKINLLSNDIELMNLDLNFDGKRLDDKILMEYVKRKYIVMEELEIAKTEYNQTKDFMMNKLPLITPAVGYDIKNNAFTAGVTVAKSFDIVTSEYDEMEELKQEIQKKKDDLKLLEQKMFLEEKNAYNAILFKFILNRTKVKNLENELKIVERKFELGSEKYITLLEKRNELLRSKIDLEESMLDVSLYNLKIKRGVK, from the coding sequence ATGAAGAAAATAACATTATTTTTTATGATGTTTTCAAGCATTATTTTTGCTGAAAATAACATAAAAAAATTAGATGAGAAAGTTAACTCTACATATATTATAAAAGAAAATAAACTAGAAAAAGATAGATTAAAAAGTAATCTTATGGATTTCAATAAAATTAATGTTAGCACTGGAATTGACTATTCTAAAACTGCTGCAGGACATGGACTAGTTCAAAGCAATAATATTAATTATGCATTTATTAATTATAATCTTTCATTTGATTTATTTAATAAAAATATTGCTAGTCATAGTATTAATGCTTCAAAAACAATTAATGAATATTTCTATAATAGAATTGGTGAAAATGAGATTGATTATCAAATTTCAAAATTTAAATTGGAATCAGAGAAAGAAAAAGAATTGTTTGATAAACTTGAGTTATTAAAAAAATACAATTTACAAAAGAAAATTGTTGAATTAAATGAAAAAGAAAAAGTAAAATTTGATCAAGATAGAAAAAATATTGAAAAAAGTTATCAGATTGGTGCAATTTCAAAATACGATTATGATGTTGCTAAAAGTAATTTAGAGCTTTCAGAATTAAGATTTTCATTAGATAAAGATACACTTGAGCAAATTAAAATTAATTTATTATCAAATGATATAGAATTAATGAATTTAGATTTAAACTTTGATGGTAAAAGACTTGATGATAAAATCTTAATGGAATATGTTAAGAGAAAATATATAGTTATGGAAGAATTAGAAATAGCAAAAACAGAATATAATCAAACAAAAGATTTTATGATGAATAAATTACCTTTAATTACTCCAGCTGTTGGTTATGATATTAAAAATAATGCATTTACAGCAGGAGTGACTGTAGCAAAAAGTTTTGATATTGTTACAAGTGAATATGACGAAATGGAAGAATTGAAACAAGAAATACAAAAGAAAAAAGATGATTTAAAATTATTAGAACAAAAAATGTTTTTAGAAGAAAAAAATGCATATAATGCAATCTTATTTAAATTTATTTTAAACAGAACAAAAGTTAAAAATTTAGAAAACGAGCTTAAGATAGTTGAAAGAAAATTTGAACTTGGTTCTGAAAAATATATTACACTTTTAGAAAAAAGAAATGAACTATTGAGAAGTAAAATTGATTTAGAAGAATCAATGTTAGATGTTAGTTTATATAATTTAAAAATAAAAAGAGGTGTTAAATAA
- a CDS encoding efflux RND transporter periplasmic adaptor subunit, with amino-acid sequence MKKLSRTKKILLGIALLAIIGLGAKIFSGSSIEVQNGEMVQTYEATKQSIELKYEVSGEVFSEKEVLIFSNLPGKVNRVNFRTGDVVKKGDVLVELDSSSLQEINSNIDKLKINLSAIQKEYNDVLSLYKIGGVSKNEVDRLGDAVRLAQIDLRNAYSNSDEFSNRILSTVSGVITESNVDENLKIDQSKYLFKIVDVENLKIQAEVPNSKVKSIKEGDKVNITSESLEDGKVIEATITEISKISKKNQQFNDAVTDVIIKIDASSGLKPGDLVKLNIVLDSIKDAVVVNFLDVSFEDNKTYVYTVDQDGKVKRNEVVLGKTNNEVYEIKSGIKQGDKILNNTEKLYKEGDKVQ; translated from the coding sequence ATGAAAAAATTAAGTAGAACAAAAAAAATATTATTAGGAATAGCATTATTAGCGATAATAGGATTAGGAGCAAAAATTTTTTCAGGTTCTTCTATTGAAGTTCAAAATGGAGAAATGGTTCAAACATATGAAGCTACAAAACAAAGTATTGAATTAAAGTACGAAGTTTCAGGAGAAGTATTTAGTGAAAAAGAAGTATTGATATTTTCAAATTTACCTGGAAAAGTAAATAGAGTTAATTTTAGAACTGGAGATGTAGTTAAAAAAGGTGATGTTTTAGTTGAATTAGATTCATCAAGCTTACAAGAAATAAATTCAAATATAGATAAACTAAAAATAAATTTATCAGCAATACAAAAAGAATATAATGATGTACTATCGTTGTATAAAATTGGTGGTGTTTCTAAAAATGAAGTTGATAGATTAGGCGATGCAGTTCGTTTAGCTCAAATTGATTTAAGAAATGCATATAGTAATAGTGATGAATTTTCAAATAGAATATTATCTACAGTTTCAGGTGTAATAACAGAGTCAAATGTAGATGAAAACTTAAAGATTGATCAAAGCAAATATTTATTTAAAATTGTAGATGTTGAAAACTTAAAAATACAAGCTGAAGTCCCAAATTCTAAAGTAAAAAGTATTAAAGAGGGAGATAAAGTTAATATAACATCTGAATCATTAGAAGATGGAAAAGTAATTGAAGCAACTATTACTGAAATCTCAAAAATTTCAAAGAAAAATCAACAATTTAATGATGCAGTTACAGATGTGATAATTAAAATTGATGCAAGTTCTGGATTAAAACCAGGAGATTTAGTTAAATTAAATATAGTACTTGATAGTATAAAAGATGCTGTAGTTGTTAATTTCTTAGATGTATCATTTGAAGATAATAAAACATATGTATATACTGTAGATCAAGATGGAAAAGTTAAAAGAAATGAAGTTGTATTAGGTAAAACTAATAATGAAGTTTATGAAATTAAATCAGGTATTAAACAAGGAGATAAAATTTTAAATAATACTGAAAAATTATATAAAGAAGGAGATAAAGTACAATGA
- a CDS encoding ABC transporter ATP-binding protein, with protein sequence MIEVKDVTKVYQNGKLSLEVLKGLNLSVSEGEYVALMGPSGSGKSTFLNILGCLDNLTTGTYILNGIDVSEMKEDDLSTVRNENIGFVFQAYNLLPKLTALENVELPAMYKGIDKKTRIEKAKIALEMVGLGDRINHRPVEMSGGQKQRVAIARALINDPKIIFADEPTGNLDSKSGEEILKIFKELNDRGVTIIMVTHEEEVAQHTKRIIRLRDGVINSDEIVKERRG encoded by the coding sequence ATGATAGAAGTTAAGGATGTTACTAAAGTATATCAAAATGGTAAACTTTCCTTAGAAGTACTTAAAGGCTTAAACTTATCAGTAAGTGAAGGAGAGTATGTTGCTCTAATGGGTCCTTCAGGAAGTGGAAAGTCAACTTTTTTAAATATTTTAGGTTGTTTAGATAATTTAACGACTGGTACATATATATTAAATGGTATAGATGTTTCTGAGATGAAAGAAGATGATCTTTCGACAGTTAGAAATGAAAATATTGGATTTGTATTCCAAGCATATAACTTGCTTCCAAAATTAACTGCCTTAGAAAATGTAGAATTACCTGCAATGTATAAAGGTATAGATAAAAAAACTAGAATTGAAAAAGCTAAAATAGCTCTAGAAATGGTAGGGCTTGGAGATAGAATAAATCACAGACCTGTTGAAATGTCAGGAGGTCAAAAACAAAGAGTTGCAATTGCAAGAGCATTAATAAATGATCCAAAGATAATTTTTGCTGATGAACCTACAGGAAATTTAGATAGTAAATCTGGAGAAGAAATACTAAAAATATTTAAGGAACTAAATGATAGAGGAGTTACAATAATAATGGTAACTCATGAGGAAGAGGTAGCACAGCATACTAAAAGAATTATCAGATTAAGAGATGGAGTAATAAATTCTGATGAAATTGTAAAAGAGAGAAGGGGATAG
- a CDS encoding ABC transporter permease: protein MNIFELIKLSLKSLYGFKMRSFLTTLGIIVGIGSVVMISSLGAGFQDGLLSDVTKTYSKLISVNINQQKFKKIQKSRNYYFDELDMRAIEKIKNIDKVFIDSSTGGYDDKDMFYIVNPLSKNAFEALDTKISIGRPFTDEEFRTKNNLGLIGRTSGISMFGSEKNALGKQVTFNSYEDGSEVKLTIVGTIIEPEEKAKKTFGNNYVTIITTEKQFPTKEFNMGVTIKVIDEKQMEKTVENIKTYLNAKASGQDIYDVKQYSDDINQATDILDKISIFISLVAGISLAVGGIGVMNIMLVSVTERITEIGLRKAIGAKNKDILLQFLIEAVTLTLVGGLTGVIFGMSLAFLVGIPFEITPILKPKVLIIALIVSMGTGLIFGIYPAKKASKLSPMEALRSE from the coding sequence ATGAACATATTTGAATTAATAAAATTATCTCTTAAAAGTTTATATGGTTTCAAAATGAGATCATTTCTTACAACACTTGGGATTATAGTTGGTATAGGCTCTGTTGTAATGATATCATCTCTTGGTGCTGGATTCCAAGATGGTTTATTAAGTGATGTTACAAAAACTTATTCTAAATTAATAAGTGTAAATATTAATCAACAAAAATTTAAAAAAATACAAAAAAGTAGAAACTATTATTTTGATGAATTAGATATGAGAGCAATTGAAAAAATTAAAAATATAGATAAAGTATTTATTGATAGTAGTACTGGTGGATATGATGATAAAGATATGTTTTATATTGTTAATCCATTAAGTAAAAATGCTTTTGAAGCCTTAGATACAAAAATTTCTATTGGCCGTCCATTTACAGATGAAGAATTTAGAACAAAAAATAATTTAGGATTGATTGGTAGAACAAGTGGCATTAGTATGTTTGGCTCTGAAAAAAATGCCTTAGGTAAACAAGTAACCTTCAACTCTTATGAAGATGGTTCGGAAGTTAAACTAACAATAGTAGGTACTATTATTGAACCTGAAGAAAAAGCTAAAAAAACATTTGGAAATAATTATGTAACAATAATTACAACTGAAAAACAATTCCCAACAAAAGAATTTAACATGGGAGTTACAATAAAGGTTATAGATGAAAAACAAATGGAAAAAACAGTTGAAAATATTAAAACGTATTTAAATGCAAAGGCTTCAGGACAAGATATATATGATGTTAAACAATATTCAGATGACATAAATCAAGCTACAGATATTTTAGATAAAATTTCAATATTTATATCTCTAGTTGCAGGAATTTCACTTGCTGTAGGAGGTATAGGTGTAATGAATATAATGCTAGTTTCAGTTACTGAAAGAATTACAGAAATAGGTTTAAGAAAAGCGATAGGAGCTAAAAATAAGGATATATTATTACAATTTTTAATTGAAGCAGTTACTCTTACTTTAGTTGGAGGATTAACTGGAGTTATTTTTGGTATGTCACTTGCTTTCTTAGTAGGTATACCATTTGAAATAACACCTATATTAAAACCTAAAGTATTAATAATAGCTCTTATAGTTTCTATGGGGACTGGTTTAATATTTGGAATATACCCAGCTAAAAAAGCATCTAAATTATCACCAATGGAAGCTTTAAGAAGTGAATAG